Proteins from a genomic interval of Corallococcus macrosporus:
- a CDS encoding segregation and condensation protein A, translated as MPRTPGDAFRVALPNFEGPLDLLLHLIKEHRVDIFDIPLALITAKYLEYIERMRELNLDIAGEFLVMASTLAHLKSRMLLPRQDAAQVPEGADVLAAVEEAQDPRAELVRRLLEYQKYKEAAEHLAMQDILDRDVFARKVPVEAVPIPEDEVGLQEISVLKLVEALDRVLERLTPKVQHEVVLERVSLSEAILRLAERVKKDGQVVFEALFTEAATRQEVVITFIAMLEMVKRRLIKVFQEEPLGPIQVTPNGDALEKLVPTEVDESDYR; from the coding sequence TTGCCGCGCACGCCCGGAGACGCCTTCCGGGTGGCGCTGCCCAACTTCGAGGGTCCCCTGGACCTGCTGCTCCACCTCATCAAGGAGCACCGGGTCGACATCTTCGACATCCCGCTGGCGCTGATCACCGCCAAGTACCTCGAGTACATCGAGCGGATGCGGGAGCTGAACCTGGACATCGCCGGCGAGTTCCTGGTGATGGCCTCCACGCTCGCCCACCTGAAGAGCCGCATGCTCCTGCCCCGGCAGGACGCGGCCCAGGTGCCGGAAGGGGCGGACGTGCTCGCGGCGGTCGAGGAGGCGCAGGACCCTCGCGCGGAGCTGGTGCGGCGGCTCCTGGAGTACCAGAAGTACAAGGAGGCCGCGGAGCACCTGGCCATGCAGGACATCCTGGACCGGGACGTGTTCGCCCGGAAGGTGCCCGTGGAGGCCGTCCCCATCCCGGAGGACGAGGTGGGCCTCCAGGAGATCAGCGTCCTCAAGCTGGTGGAGGCGCTCGACCGGGTGCTCGAGCGGCTGACGCCCAAGGTGCAGCACGAGGTGGTGCTGGAGCGCGTCAGCCTCTCCGAGGCCATCCTCCGGCTGGCCGAGCGGGTGAAGAAGGACGGGCAGGTGGTGTTCGAGGCGCTGTTCACGGAGGCGGCCACGCGCCAGGAGGTGGTCATCACCTTCATCGCCATGCTGGAGATGGTGAAGCGCCGCCTCATCAAGGTCTTCCAGGAGGAGCCCCTGGGCCCCATCCAGGTGACGCCCAACGGGGACGCGCTGGAGAAGCTCGTCCCCACGGAGGTCGACGAGAGTGACTACCGGTAA
- a CDS encoding PAS domain-containing protein, which translates to MNATPFTPPSGEPVPLQATTMESLNDLIQRVDNMSEVELDHLPLGMIQLDGQGRILKFNRTEASLARIQAREQIGKNFFYDVAPCTRVRQFFGLFQEGVRAKKLYQTFGFVFRFAHGARHVAITLFYSDKTESVWVLVSDKAMPGER; encoded by the coding sequence ATGAACGCGACCCCCTTCACGCCCCCCTCTGGTGAACCAGTTCCCCTTCAAGCGACGACGATGGAGTCGCTCAATGACCTCATCCAGCGGGTCGACAACATGTCGGAAGTGGAACTGGATCACCTCCCCCTGGGGATGATCCAGCTGGACGGGCAGGGTCGGATCCTCAAGTTCAACCGGACCGAGGCGTCGCTGGCGCGCATCCAGGCGCGCGAGCAGATCGGCAAGAACTTCTTCTACGACGTGGCGCCGTGCACGCGCGTGCGGCAGTTCTTCGGCCTGTTCCAGGAGGGCGTGCGGGCGAAGAAGCTCTACCAGACGTTCGGCTTCGTCTTCCGCTTCGCGCACGGCGCGCGCCACGTGGCCATCACGCTGTTCTACAGCGACAAGACGGAGTCGGTCTGGGTCCTGGTGTCCGACAAGGCGATGCCCGGCGAGCGCTGA
- a CDS encoding DUF4388 domain-containing protein, translating into MEAFTGNLASYRLQLVLPPLFTTSGVEGTLRVERGAVRREFYLRDGHLVGVASTDPREHLAQVLVNLRILDAPRAAAAFEAAEGANLPYGTFLVQRCFVELSQLTEAMEHKAREALFDCYAWESGEVEFTPGLPLSGRAVGLRLPLSTLHRDAVARVQEWAQFRDIFPRLDTTFRVYREFAVETFSEEEDVLLDLAAGGATLGELLASAREAPLFAARWVLHLYRRGALAPHRATGLTVGESTEFTELLALVRAFLSSRKYDLAVALAAQVLERGPVPEAHALYREAEVGLTLALSDALFALDGRLVFEPIPRPAPPDLTADDLYLYSKLRGSRSIRQALRTAAMGELAASRSVDRLRAAGLIRVAPLAPGAVEPAPRRTTTDPYGLNLADLGGS; encoded by the coding sequence ATGGAAGCGTTCACGGGAAACCTGGCCAGCTACCGGCTCCAGTTGGTGTTGCCTCCGCTGTTCACGACGTCCGGGGTGGAGGGGACGCTGCGGGTGGAGCGGGGCGCGGTGCGCCGGGAGTTCTACCTGCGGGACGGGCACCTGGTGGGGGTGGCCTCCACGGATCCGAGGGAGCACCTGGCGCAGGTGCTGGTGAACCTGCGCATCCTGGACGCGCCCCGGGCGGCGGCGGCGTTCGAGGCGGCGGAAGGGGCGAACCTGCCCTACGGCACGTTCCTGGTGCAGCGCTGCTTCGTGGAGCTGTCGCAGCTGACGGAGGCGATGGAGCACAAGGCGCGCGAGGCGCTGTTCGACTGCTACGCGTGGGAGTCGGGCGAGGTGGAGTTCACACCGGGGCTGCCGTTGTCGGGGCGCGCGGTGGGGTTGCGGCTGCCGTTGAGCACGCTGCACCGGGACGCGGTGGCGAGGGTGCAGGAGTGGGCGCAGTTCCGGGACATCTTCCCGCGCCTGGACACGACGTTCCGCGTGTACCGCGAGTTCGCGGTGGAGACCTTCTCCGAGGAGGAGGACGTGCTGCTGGACCTGGCGGCGGGAGGCGCGACGCTGGGAGAGCTGCTGGCGAGCGCGAGGGAGGCCCCGCTGTTCGCGGCGCGCTGGGTGCTGCACCTGTACCGCCGAGGAGCGCTGGCGCCGCACCGGGCCACGGGGCTGACGGTGGGCGAGTCCACGGAGTTCACGGAGCTGCTGGCGCTGGTGCGAGCGTTCCTGTCGTCGCGCAAATACGACCTGGCGGTGGCGCTGGCGGCGCAGGTGCTGGAGCGGGGGCCGGTGCCGGAGGCGCACGCGCTGTACCGCGAGGCGGAGGTGGGGTTGACGCTGGCGTTGAGTGACGCGCTGTTCGCGTTGGACGGGAGGCTGGTGTTCGAGCCCATCCCCCGCCCTGCCCCACCGGACCTGACGGCGGACGACCTGTATCTGTATTCGAAGCTGAGGGGCAGCCGGAGCATCCGTCAGGCCCTGCGCACGGCGGCCATGGGAGAGCTGGCCGCGTCCCGGTCCGTGGACAGGCTGAGGGCCGCGGGGCTGATCCGCGTGGCCCCGCTGGCACCCGGAGCCGTGGAGCCCGCGCCGAGGCGCACGACCACGGATCCGTATGGGTTGAACCTGGCGGACCTGGGCGGTAGCTGA
- the sitA5 gene encoding SitA5 family polymorphic toxin, with translation MAFRVPFAVLLVALLSACAAPKGRVRLDTGEGAPIEYSPPSPVRAVEVGAGAFEKALTELVLGTPLHLRASRSGSWVRASYSTSDADRAFGGFCEPGLRRGDCISLLEDVMGLSDWDKFGVALALSLEPLKASISRAVEDTLAPQLFYSVIATGLVTWAALAANPEPAFTKGAALVSALLLVYLGAETFLELIDASQDLKLATDGASTWEELDESGQRFAARVGPSIARVLVLATTVAVSHGMTGGASLLAARLSTLPNFPGASSIGVQVASLDQVRAVSVSGGVITLALPSTAVAMVAKGSGAPPGSWNSFSAFKRARGPAGPGKQWHHIVEQTDGNVRRFGPQALHNTENVIAMDEVVHQRISAYYSSKDARFSATQTVRQWLSGQSFQAQRDFGMTVLGWFGVLP, from the coding sequence ATGGCCTTTCGGGTTCCTTTCGCGGTCCTGCTCGTCGCATTGCTCAGTGCATGCGCTGCCCCGAAGGGCAGGGTGCGGCTGGATACCGGCGAAGGGGCACCCATCGAGTACAGCCCGCCGTCTCCCGTCCGGGCCGTGGAGGTAGGGGCGGGGGCCTTCGAGAAGGCGCTGACCGAGCTGGTGCTGGGCACGCCGCTGCATCTCCGGGCATCGCGGTCAGGCAGTTGGGTGCGCGCTTCCTATTCCACGAGCGATGCGGACCGTGCCTTCGGGGGCTTCTGCGAGCCGGGTCTGCGTCGAGGCGACTGCATCTCGTTGCTCGAAGACGTGATGGGGCTGAGCGACTGGGACAAGTTCGGTGTAGCGCTGGCGCTGTCTCTTGAGCCCCTCAAGGCGAGCATCTCCAGGGCCGTGGAGGACACCCTGGCGCCGCAGCTCTTCTACTCGGTCATCGCCACAGGCCTCGTGACCTGGGCGGCGCTGGCCGCCAACCCCGAGCCTGCCTTCACCAAGGGCGCCGCGCTCGTGTCAGCCCTGCTCCTGGTCTACCTGGGGGCAGAGACGTTCCTGGAGCTGATTGACGCGAGTCAGGACCTGAAGCTCGCCACGGATGGGGCCTCCACGTGGGAGGAACTTGATGAGTCCGGTCAACGCTTCGCGGCCCGGGTGGGGCCGTCCATCGCGAGGGTGCTGGTCCTCGCGACCACGGTCGCGGTGAGCCACGGCATGACCGGTGGCGCGTCGTTGCTGGCGGCACGGCTGTCGACGCTGCCGAACTTCCCGGGAGCCTCGAGCATTGGTGTCCAGGTCGCGAGCCTCGATCAGGTGCGGGCCGTGTCCGTCTCGGGAGGCGTCATCACGCTCGCGCTTCCATCCACAGCGGTCGCGATGGTAGCGAAGGGGAGTGGAGCACCTCCAGGCTCCTGGAACTCCTTCAGCGCCTTCAAGAGGGCACGGGGACCCGCGGGCCCAGGCAAGCAGTGGCACCACATCGTCGAACAGACGGACGGCAACGTGCGGCGCTTCGGTCCCCAGGCCCTGCACAACACCGAGAACGTCATCGCGATGGATGAAGTCGTCCATCAACGGATCAGTGCGTACTACTCGTCCAAGGACGCTCGCTTCTCAGCAACGCAGACCGTGCGACAATGGCTGAGCGGCCAATCCTTCCAGGCCCAACGCGACTTCGGCATGACCGTCCTCGGGTGGTTTGGAGTTCTTCCATGA
- a CDS encoding homocysteine S-methyltransferase family protein, with product MTVLARYAPFLRALHEAPLLLAEGSVVERLRRHTAGLLDPHVANAGLLFRPEGRAVLADIYRDYRDIGLRHGLPTVLLTPTWRANAERLERAGLAGRDVFGEAVGLLADLRDEVGDRGTGVFIGGLVGCRGDAYQPAEALPREEAAAFHAPHVEALVQAGVDFLVAQALPALSEAEGLALAMARTGAPFLLSFVLRPSGMLLDGTPLGEAVARIDALPGARPTAYMVNCVHPSVFREGMARQLEAWPGLGKRVVGLQANTSRLAPEELDGRAELDSESPDAFAREMARVRVELGTRLLGGCCGTDERHIATLARVLTG from the coding sequence ATGACGGTCCTGGCGAGATACGCACCCTTCCTTCGTGCCTTGCACGAGGCGCCGCTGCTGCTCGCGGAAGGCTCCGTGGTCGAGCGCCTGCGTCGGCATACTGCGGGACTGCTGGATCCGCACGTGGCGAACGCGGGCCTCCTCTTCAGGCCGGAGGGACGAGCTGTGCTCGCCGACATCTACCGCGACTACCGGGACATCGGCCTGCGGCACGGGCTGCCTACCGTCCTCCTCACGCCCACCTGGCGCGCGAATGCGGAGCGGCTTGAGCGCGCGGGACTCGCCGGCCGGGACGTCTTTGGTGAGGCGGTGGGTCTGCTGGCGGACCTGCGTGACGAGGTAGGCGACCGGGGCACAGGCGTCTTCATCGGCGGGCTCGTCGGGTGTCGCGGGGATGCGTACCAGCCCGCGGAGGCCCTGCCGCGCGAGGAGGCCGCGGCATTCCACGCGCCGCACGTGGAGGCGCTCGTGCAGGCTGGTGTGGACTTCCTCGTGGCCCAGGCGCTGCCGGCGCTCTCGGAGGCCGAGGGCCTGGCGCTCGCGATGGCACGCACGGGAGCGCCGTTCCTCCTGAGCTTCGTCTTGCGTCCCAGTGGGATGCTGCTCGACGGAACCCCGCTGGGTGAGGCCGTGGCGCGCATTGATGCCCTGCCCGGAGCACGCCCGACGGCGTACATGGTGAACTGCGTCCATCCCTCCGTCTTTCGCGAGGGAATGGCGCGCCAACTGGAGGCATGGCCCGGACTCGGTAAGCGTGTGGTGGGATTGCAGGCCAACACCTCCCGCCTCGCACCCGAGGAACTCGACGGACGGGCGGAGCTCGACAGCGAATCGCCGGACGCCTTCGCGCGGGAGATGGCTCGCGTGCGCGTGGAGCTCGGCACGCGCCTGCTCGGCGGATGCTGTGGCACCGATGAGCGGCATATCGCCACGCTCGCGAGGGTCCTGACGGGTTGA
- a CDS encoding SDR family NAD(P)-dependent oxidoreductase, with the protein MRARFTEQKLIVVGGTSGMGKAVARTVLEEGGRAVVIGHRDDKLQAAVAELSAFGPVDGLRADITSGPERQALVARLQRDHADATLLVNAAGVFVPKPFLEHDERDYDLYLDLNKAVFFITQAVARSMVALRKGGAIVNIGSMWARQAIEATPSSAYSMAKAGLHSLTQHLAMELSGHGIRVNAVSPAVVETPIYEGFIPKEQVHGTLQGFNGFHPIGRVGSAEDVARTIAHLLSNDTAWVTGAIWDVDGGVMAGRNKYN; encoded by the coding sequence ATGCGTGCGCGATTCACGGAGCAGAAGCTCATCGTCGTCGGCGGGACGAGCGGCATGGGGAAGGCCGTGGCCCGGACTGTCCTCGAAGAGGGCGGAAGGGCGGTCGTCATCGGGCATCGAGACGACAAGCTCCAGGCCGCGGTCGCGGAGCTGTCCGCGTTCGGGCCCGTGGACGGCCTGCGCGCGGACATCACCTCCGGCCCCGAGCGACAGGCCCTGGTGGCCCGGCTTCAGAGGGACCACGCGGACGCGACGCTGCTGGTCAACGCGGCAGGCGTCTTCGTGCCGAAGCCCTTCCTGGAGCACGACGAACGCGATTACGACCTGTACCTCGACCTCAACAAGGCCGTCTTCTTCATCACACAGGCCGTCGCCAGGTCCATGGTCGCGCTGCGCAAGGGGGGCGCCATCGTCAACATCGGATCGATGTGGGCCCGGCAGGCCATCGAGGCCACTCCCTCGTCGGCCTATTCGATGGCCAAGGCAGGACTGCACTCGCTGACCCAGCACCTGGCGATGGAGCTGTCCGGCCATGGCATCCGCGTCAACGCGGTTTCGCCAGCGGTCGTCGAGACCCCGATCTACGAAGGCTTCATCCCCAAGGAGCAGGTCCACGGCACGCTCCAGGGGTTCAACGGCTTCCATCCGATCGGCCGCGTGGGAAGCGCGGAGGACGTCGCGCGGACCATCGCCCACCTGCTGTCGAACGACACCGCGTGGGTCACCGGCGCCATCTGGGATGTCGACGGCGGTGTCATGGCAGGTCGCAACAAGTACAACTGA
- the gcvA gene encoding transcriptional regulator GcvA: protein MSAPEHLNALRAFEAAARHESFSAAAAELHVTPAAVGQLVRSLEEALGTPLFHRGTSGHKRLIPTEAAQRALPDIRAGFERLSAGVARLKDVSSTGVLTVTVSSAFAAKWLLPRLERFQAAWPELDVRLDASTELLDFAARGIDIGVRYGAGGWPGLTAEKLLDEEVFPVCSPALLRQGRRMRRPSELDGLRLIHDRSVDARSGFATWEAWLEKAGASDVDTKRGLRINNSAAVLQAAIDGQGVALARSIMARDDLAAGRLVRLFPEVEFASVLAYYVVYRPECATLPKVVAFRDWLMREASG from the coding sequence ATGAGCGCACCCGAACACCTCAATGCCCTGCGTGCCTTCGAAGCAGCGGCCAGGCACGAGAGCTTCTCCGCCGCGGCCGCCGAGCTCCACGTGACGCCGGCGGCGGTGGGCCAGCTCGTGCGGAGCCTCGAGGAGGCGCTTGGCACGCCGCTGTTCCACCGGGGGACGAGCGGACACAAACGGCTCATCCCCACCGAGGCGGCCCAGCGGGCGTTGCCGGACATCCGCGCGGGGTTCGAGCGACTGAGCGCCGGCGTCGCACGGCTGAAGGATGTCTCGTCAACGGGCGTGCTGACCGTGACCGTCAGCTCCGCCTTCGCGGCCAAGTGGCTCCTGCCACGGCTCGAACGGTTCCAGGCAGCGTGGCCGGAGCTGGACGTGCGGCTGGATGCGTCCACCGAGTTGCTCGACTTCGCCGCGCGTGGCATCGACATCGGCGTGCGCTACGGTGCCGGGGGCTGGCCCGGGCTGACCGCCGAGAAGCTCCTGGACGAGGAGGTCTTCCCCGTCTGCTCCCCCGCGCTCCTGCGACAGGGGCGCCGGATGCGCCGGCCCTCGGAGCTGGACGGGCTCCGGCTCATCCACGACCGGTCCGTGGATGCCCGCTCGGGATTCGCCACGTGGGAGGCCTGGCTCGAGAAGGCAGGTGCAAGCGACGTCGACACGAAGCGGGGCCTGCGCATCAACAACTCCGCGGCGGTGCTGCAGGCGGCCATCGACGGACAAGGTGTGGCCCTGGCCCGCAGCATCATGGCGCGCGACGACCTCGCGGCCGGCCGGCTGGTGCGCCTGTTCCCGGAGGTCGAGTTCGCTTCGGTGCTGGCCTACTACGTCGTCTACCGGCCCGAGTGCGCCACGCTCCCGAAGGTGGTGGCGTTTCGTGACTGGCTGATGCGCGAGGCCTCCGGCTAG
- a CDS encoding RNA ligase family protein, whose product MRFRPFLKMSSAGDARGQASPSGSWVALEKLHGAQLVLGVQDGAVHFGKRKAWLEEGDSFFGWQLLRLSLSNAALRAVQALGLTDARVYLYGELLGGRYPHPDVPAVPGMMPVQTGIWYAPDLHWVLFDILVARSDEDEGVMLAHRDVETAAKAAGVLTPPIVARGARAQMEAAPTRALTRLPAVLGLPPLADNWAEGLVIKSEQPMAPGQRAAFKRKIEEFDEARFDESTAWDAHQRLSIAELQGWSSRLVNPARIASALSKCGRADVEAIVSEVELDVRVDLELAFPSACQSLDPASEERLSAHIRELAQPLIQQALDAASGRSLLRGT is encoded by the coding sequence ATGCGCTTCCGACCCTTCCTGAAGATGTCCTCCGCGGGTGATGCACGGGGGCAGGCCAGTCCTTCGGGGAGCTGGGTGGCGCTGGAGAAACTGCATGGTGCGCAACTCGTCCTGGGCGTGCAGGACGGGGCGGTGCACTTTGGCAAGCGCAAGGCGTGGCTTGAGGAGGGGGACTCCTTCTTTGGATGGCAGTTGTTGCGCCTGTCCTTGAGCAACGCGGCGCTGAGGGCGGTCCAGGCGCTGGGGCTCACCGACGCGCGCGTCTATCTGTACGGAGAGTTGCTGGGAGGCCGCTATCCCCATCCGGACGTCCCCGCCGTGCCGGGAATGATGCCGGTCCAGACGGGCATCTGGTACGCGCCGGACCTTCACTGGGTGCTGTTCGATATCCTCGTGGCCCGGTCGGACGAGGACGAAGGCGTGATGCTCGCGCATCGCGATGTGGAGACGGCCGCGAAGGCAGCCGGGGTGCTGACTCCTCCCATTGTGGCGCGAGGCGCCCGGGCGCAGATGGAAGCCGCCCCCACGCGGGCGCTGACGCGGCTCCCCGCGGTGCTGGGCCTGCCCCCGCTGGCGGACAACTGGGCGGAGGGGCTCGTCATCAAGAGCGAGCAACCCATGGCGCCCGGGCAGCGTGCGGCCTTCAAGCGGAAGATCGAGGAGTTCGACGAGGCCCGCTTCGACGAGAGCACGGCCTGGGATGCCCACCAGCGCCTGTCCATCGCCGAGCTCCAGGGCTGGTCCTCACGGCTGGTGAATCCCGCGCGAATCGCCAGTGCCCTTTCGAAGTGCGGGCGCGCCGACGTGGAGGCCATCGTGAGCGAGGTGGAGTTGGATGTGCGGGTGGACCTGGAGCTGGCCTTCCCCTCCGCGTGTCAGTCCCTGGATCCGGCGAGCGAGGAGCGGCTGTCCGCGCACATTCGCGAGCTTGCCCAACCTCTCATCCAACAGGCCTTGGACGCCGCCAGCGGTCGGTCTCTGCTCAGGGGAACTTGA
- a CDS encoding DUF2019 domain-containing protein: protein MSPRKFQKASIEELIQWYSEGSIAYGQALEAADSRSANRANDKVWGAYQELRNRDATSRLIPLLTSEDETLRTHAASHVLEFAPELGEPVLLWIAKRPGLVGFRAEHALKAWREGTLKFS from the coding sequence TTGAGTCCCCGAAAGTTTCAGAAGGCCAGCATCGAAGAGCTCATCCAGTGGTACTCGGAAGGCTCCATCGCCTACGGACAAGCGCTGGAGGCTGCGGACTCGAGGTCTGCCAATCGAGCCAACGATAAGGTCTGGGGGGCCTACCAGGAGCTTCGGAACCGGGATGCGACGTCGCGGCTCATCCCGCTCCTCACGAGTGAGGATGAAACCCTCAGGACTCACGCCGCTTCGCATGTCCTGGAGTTCGCTCCCGAGCTTGGCGAACCCGTCTTGCTCTGGATCGCCAAGCGTCCAGGGCTCGTTGGGTTCCGTGCGGAGCACGCCCTCAAGGCCTGGCGTGAGGGCACGCTCAAGTTCTCCTGA
- the trpS gene encoding tryptophan--tRNA ligase yields MRILSGVQSSGRLHIGNYYGAMRQFVQLQDQGEAYYFIANYHALTTVRDPKLALDLTRDAALTYLSLGLDPKKAVLFRQSDVKEVLELNWILGTVVPQAHLERAHSYKDKVANNISPDFGLFAYPVLMAADILLYSADQVPVGKDQIQHIEFARDWAVKFNTQYVPGYDPADPEGKERGHAPGILKLPAAFVQESAATVPGIDGRKMSKSYGNTLELFGEEKDIKKRIMSIKTDSTPVEAPKPTTDAPLYDLLKLMLPPGEFSDVDASWKAGGKGYGDYKKKLLEAFHTTFGPARQRRQELLNDPGELERILHAGAERARAEATRLMDQVRRAVGIP; encoded by the coding sequence ATGCGGATTCTCTCAGGCGTCCAGTCGTCCGGAAGGCTGCACATCGGCAACTATTACGGGGCGATGCGGCAGTTCGTGCAGCTCCAGGATCAGGGCGAGGCCTACTACTTCATCGCCAACTACCACGCGCTCACCACCGTGCGGGATCCGAAGCTGGCCCTGGACCTGACGCGCGACGCGGCCCTCACGTACCTGTCGCTGGGCCTGGATCCGAAGAAGGCCGTCCTCTTCCGCCAGAGCGACGTCAAGGAGGTCCTGGAGCTCAACTGGATCCTCGGCACCGTGGTGCCCCAGGCGCACCTGGAGCGCGCGCACAGCTACAAGGACAAGGTCGCCAACAACATCAGCCCGGACTTCGGCCTCTTCGCCTACCCGGTGCTGATGGCGGCGGACATCCTGCTCTACAGCGCGGATCAGGTCCCGGTGGGCAAGGATCAGATCCAACACATCGAGTTCGCGCGCGACTGGGCCGTGAAGTTCAACACCCAGTACGTCCCCGGCTACGACCCCGCGGATCCGGAAGGCAAGGAGCGGGGCCACGCGCCCGGCATCCTCAAGCTGCCCGCCGCCTTCGTGCAGGAGAGCGCCGCCACGGTGCCCGGCATCGACGGGCGCAAGATGTCCAAGTCCTACGGCAACACGCTGGAGCTCTTCGGCGAGGAGAAGGACATCAAGAAGCGGATCATGTCCATCAAGACGGACTCCACGCCGGTGGAGGCCCCCAAGCCCACCACGGACGCGCCGCTCTACGACCTGCTCAAGCTGATGCTCCCGCCCGGCGAGTTCTCCGACGTGGACGCGTCCTGGAAGGCCGGCGGCAAGGGCTACGGCGACTACAAGAAGAAGCTGCTGGAGGCCTTCCACACCACCTTCGGCCCCGCCCGCCAGCGCCGCCAGGAGCTGCTCAACGACCCCGGTGAGCTGGAGCGCATCCTCCACGCCGGCGCCGAGCGCGCCCGGGCGGAAGCCACCCGCCTGATGGACCAGGTGAGACGGGCCGTGGGAATCCCCTGA
- a CDS encoding DUF2019 domain-containing protein — translation MSTRKFQKASIEELVQWYEEGAIAYGQALDAADSRSANRAADKISGAYRELRSRGATSQLLPLLQSKDETVRSHVAAHALEFAPELGEPVLLWIEKRPGINGVAAKYALKAWREGTLKFP, via the coding sequence ATGAGCACTCGCAAGTTCCAGAAGGCCAGCATTGAGGAACTCGTCCAGTGGTACGAGGAGGGTGCCATTGCATACGGACAGGCCCTGGATGCTGCGGACTCGCGGTCCGCCAATCGCGCCGCCGATAAGATTTCGGGGGCGTACCGGGAGCTTCGGAGTCGTGGCGCGACGTCCCAGCTCCTTCCATTGCTTCAGAGCAAAGATGAAACCGTGCGTTCCCACGTCGCAGCCCACGCGCTGGAATTCGCTCCGGAACTCGGTGAGCCGGTACTGCTCTGGATCGAGAAGCGTCCGGGAATCAATGGGGTCGCTGCGAAATACGCGCTCAAGGCCTGGCGCGAGGGCACGCTCAAGTTCCCCTGA
- the sitA5 gene encoding SitA5 family polymorphic toxin, protein MAFRVPFAVLLVALLSACAAPKGRVYSPPSSVRPVEVGAGAFEKALTELVLGTPLHLRASRSGSWVRASYSTSDADRAFGGFCEPGLRRGDCISLLEDVMGLSDWDKFGVALALSLEPLKASISRAVEDTLAPQLFYSVIATGLVTWAALAANPEPAFTKGAALVSALLLVYLGAETFLELIDASQDLKLATDGASTWEELDESGQRFAARVGPSIARVLVLATTVAVSHGMTGGASLLAARLSTLPNFPGASSIGVQVASLDQVRAVSVSGGVITLALPSTAVAMVAKGSGAPPGSWNSFSAFKRARGPAGPGKQWHHIVEQTDGNVQRFGPQALHNTDNVIAIDETIHQRVSAYYSSTDRLTTGGQMTVRQWLRSQSFQAQRDFGMMILRRYGVVP, encoded by the coding sequence ATGGCCTTTCGGGTTCCTTTCGCGGTCCTGCTCGTCGCCTTGCTCAGTGCGTGCGCTGCCCCGAAGGGCAGGGTGTACAGCCCGCCGTCTTCCGTCCGACCCGTGGAGGTAGGGGCGGGGGCCTTCGAGAAGGCGCTGACCGAGCTGGTGCTGGGCACGCCGCTGCATCTCCGGGCATCGCGGTCAGGCAGTTGGGTGCGCGCTTCCTATTCCACGAGCGATGCGGACCGTGCCTTCGGGGGCTTCTGCGAGCCGGGTCTGCGTCGAGGCGACTGCATCTCGTTGCTCGAAGACGTGATGGGGCTGAGCGACTGGGACAAGTTCGGTGTAGCGCTGGCGCTGTCTCTTGAGCCCCTCAAGGCGAGCATCTCCAGGGCCGTGGAGGACACCCTGGCGCCGCAGCTCTTCTACTCGGTCATCGCCACAGGCCTCGTGACCTGGGCGGCGCTGGCCGCCAACCCCGAGCCTGCCTTCACCAAGGGCGCCGCGCTCGTGTCAGCCCTGCTCCTGGTCTACCTGGGGGCAGAGACGTTCCTGGAGCTGATTGACGCGAGTCAGGACCTGAAGCTCGCCACGGATGGGGCCTCCACGTGGGAGGAACTTGATGAGTCCGGTCAACGCTTCGCGGCCCGGGTGGGGCCGTCCATCGCGAGGGTGCTGGTCCTCGCGACCACGGTCGCGGTGAGCCACGGCATGACCGGTGGCGCGTCGTTGCTGGCGGCACGGCTGTCGACGCTGCCGAACTTCCCGGGAGCCTCGAGCATTGGTGTCCAGGTCGCGAGCCTCGATCAGGTGCGGGCCGTGTCCGTCTCGGGAGGCGTCATCACGCTCGCGCTTCCATCCACAGCGGTCGCGATGGTAGCGAAGGGGAGTGGAGCACCTCCAGGCTCCTGGAACTCCTTCAGCGCCTTCAAGAGGGCACGGGGACCCGCGGGCCCAGGCAAGCAGTGGCACCACATCGTCGAACAGACGGACGGCAACGTGCAGCGCTTCGGTCCCCAGGCCCTGCACAACACCGACAACGTGATCGCCATCGACGAAACCATCCACCAGCGAGTCAGTGCGTACTATTCATCGACGGACCGACTCACCACGGGAGGGCAGATGACCGTGCGGCAATGGTTGCGCAGTCAGTCGTTCCAGGCCCAACGGGACTTCGGCATGATGATCCTCCGGCGCTACGGAGTTGTCCCTTGA